A section of the Bacillus sp. HSf4 genome encodes:
- a CDS encoding HD domain-containing protein produces MRNVTLMDVFTHPIAQKYLTRSGVAHAVACAFHAYRLAVKTGIDPDLATKSALLHDIGHYEWYTDGEWDYEKYKQNDIHAIKGAERAHKLLIRLGEDPKAAKEIALAILLHTDSYLPEGDLDKNTLQQIVKKADELDEEPGGNHHYRKIDHKLAIEKIKQLDRMVDQARLPMKETV; encoded by the coding sequence ATGAGAAACGTAACATTAATGGATGTATTCACCCATCCCATTGCACAAAAATATTTGACTCGTTCAGGCGTCGCCCATGCCGTTGCCTGTGCTTTCCACGCATATCGTCTGGCGGTAAAAACGGGAATAGACCCCGATCTTGCGACAAAATCGGCATTGCTCCACGATATCGGCCATTATGAATGGTATACGGACGGGGAGTGGGACTATGAAAAATACAAACAAAATGATATTCATGCCATTAAAGGAGCTGAGCGGGCCCACAAGCTTCTGATCCGGCTCGGCGAGGACCCGAAAGCCGCAAAAGAGATCGCTTTGGCCATTCTCCTTCATACCGATTCATACTTGCCTGAAGGCGATCTGGACAAAAACACGCTGCAGCAGATTGTCAAAAAAGCGGATGAACTCGATGAAGAGCCGGGCGGCAATCACCACTACCGCAAAATCGACCATAAGCTTGCGATCGAAAAAATCAAGCAGCTTGATCGGATGGTGGATCAAGCGCGTTTACCCATGAAAGAAACGGTTTAA
- a CDS encoding (S)-benzoin forming benzil reductase, producing MHLSIVTGASKGLGAAIANGFLENGHLVHTVSRTKSDICHDRLIQHEADLTNPAETEKWFQQLTDSVQIDELASITLVNNAGMVTPIKRAGEAGREELSRHYNLNLLAPVILSQQFTKWLAPFNGEKTIVNISSGAAKNPYKGWSAYCSSKAGLDMFTETFAFEQEDEEYPVRMISFSPGVMDTGMQEVIRSSSKKDFHEIERFKNYQTKGSLRSTAFVAGMLLDLLETEFETGRVYDIKEFL from the coding sequence ATGCATTTATCCATTGTCACAGGAGCGTCAAAAGGCCTCGGCGCAGCGATTGCCAACGGTTTTTTGGAAAACGGCCATTTGGTGCACACCGTCTCCAGGACCAAGTCCGATATTTGCCATGACAGACTGATTCAGCATGAGGCTGATCTGACAAATCCGGCGGAAACAGAGAAGTGGTTTCAGCAATTGACTGATTCTGTGCAAATCGACGAGTTGGCTTCGATCACACTGGTCAATAACGCCGGCATGGTGACGCCGATCAAGCGCGCAGGCGAGGCCGGGCGGGAGGAACTGAGCCGGCACTATAACCTGAATCTGCTTGCTCCGGTTATCCTCAGCCAGCAGTTTACAAAGTGGCTCGCTCCATTTAATGGCGAAAAAACGATCGTCAATATTTCGTCCGGTGCAGCCAAAAACCCTTACAAAGGCTGGAGCGCCTATTGCAGCTCAAAAGCCGGGCTTGATATGTTCACTGAAACATTCGCCTTTGAACAGGAGGACGAGGAATATCCTGTGCGGATGATTTCGTTTTCTCCGGGAGTCATGGATACCGGCATGCAAGAGGTCATTCGCTCATCATCCAAAAAAGACTTCCATGAGATTGAGCGGTTTAAAAACTATCAAACAAAGGGCAGCCTGAGAAGCACTGCCTTTGTTGCCGGAATGCTTCTTGATCTGCTTGAGACGGAGTTTGAAACCGGCAGAGTGTACGACATCAAAGAATTTTTGTGA
- the essA gene encoding type VII secretion protein EssA produces MTLMRNARWGKKGIMAVMLSFFLFTPLVKADETDEVDVKPNEYEKQDVKIETDYLQEDDAVYKEDIPIPEELKEFSFSDKKKDGPLEQLKGLSGSFTNKSNSVASKLKELNLSFSAEPSLGKQEDDMAEDKQSIFLPILYGVLILLCIAGLFFLIPRVVSGQQKK; encoded by the coding sequence ATGACATTGATGCGTAATGCGAGATGGGGAAAGAAGGGGATCATGGCTGTCATGCTCTCCTTCTTTCTTTTCACACCGCTTGTGAAAGCGGATGAAACCGATGAAGTCGACGTCAAGCCAAACGAGTATGAAAAGCAGGATGTCAAAATCGAAACGGACTACCTGCAGGAAGACGATGCTGTATACAAAGAAGATATACCGATACCGGAAGAGCTGAAGGAATTCTCATTTTCGGACAAGAAAAAAGACGGTCCCCTCGAACAGCTGAAAGGTCTATCGGGAAGCTTCACAAATAAAAGCAATTCCGTCGCCTCAAAGCTGAAAGAGCTCAATCTGTCATTTTCAGCGGAGCCATCATTAGGCAAACAGGAAGATGACATGGCAGAAGACAAGCAATCCATCTTCCTCCCTATCTTGTATGGAGTCCTGATCCTTCTCTGTATTGCGGGCCTGTTCTTCTTGATTCCGAGAGTTGTCAGCGGCCAGCAGAAGAAATAG
- the esaA gene encoding type VII secretion protein EsaA, with the protein MTEQQKSTLKIISAMVIIILLPVLFFHFIGENPTKKVSSATREIAVVNEDTGVLKEDGTVDEDTLFGNQISAFLAERPDYKWTVVSRSAAESGLAEKQYDAIVYIPSDFSQNILSYNHKRPQKAELEFKIQGQLDAVNKEKVQRELQDAQKTVSKKMTTLYWGLVKQEVKKVRKEFDSIVNKESEFQNAMYNFYKPSSNDLAGEVNRQKEMIESLKESINETHGTSKERNASVEETKKQLDSFVDNVNQYKEYQEKQSELLQSAQADSEEQIQDGLTSIKEKQASAQSRFSEQMNGMAMSLSGLQNQFSLTSTSLENLQKTREDQISIQLNGINSIQNKLIDNYQAETRKANLSKLEPDLIVLRSDLSKGSEDDSQNGTDPGDEDKNDQDNNQDDEEQPNNLEINLQEQQDELKSIAAELKELSDGLKDSSDNDGGGTEPTPEEPTPNPSEDPTSEEPAPDQSGDPSTEEPTPDQSENPAAENTTPDQNQEPAADTGENGQQDTSNPEDPTNDQATGEDGDTQNPGNEQPSEGSDDEVAKLKEQLNEAAARLEKVEEDLRAKQDTHNEELKKKLETLSGEITKLNENIDDLKKEIVDLNDKITDLNNKRTEDFDAIYKKIQNIEARVSENLPEDSTLKKAFESNIRTRDVDQLLNYYKLLSNYETTFFGSVNYSTKESVISGTQDGLNTVLKVGETEAEKWENLKNNMLLSNEDIQDYTEGMSDFVTTYGEFIDEKQTETLNELSTISERANAVSEQLSNPVGAGTAVFEGDATDGSMVISMQDTLGNDILQLSDMLGSLSETQSGVIEYTNNITESVNDVQQKADTLNSNWGQNVNTTKLVRGDVYSILGNAFGGNDGYVYDHLASPVKISGDVPESKAQNVPPVVILVIVMISSLLIGYFSHHYQNAPLLVRGALFGILNIIVGLMISLFGLNIYSLADDQALMWSAFTIMLLVASSAVIRSAFMLGSIAGGAATAFMILFYIAPLLDLAMPNFSFENPVSTVYMSIQYGTGDMFALGMGALVLIAIIALAVPFIVDFAKSKTEESENDIDA; encoded by the coding sequence ATGACGGAACAACAAAAAAGCACTCTGAAAATCATCAGCGCGATGGTCATCATCATCCTTCTGCCCGTCTTATTCTTTCATTTCATCGGCGAGAATCCGACGAAAAAGGTTTCGAGCGCGACAAGGGAAATCGCCGTTGTCAATGAGGATACCGGCGTCTTGAAAGAGGACGGAACCGTTGATGAAGATACGTTATTTGGAAACCAAATATCGGCGTTTTTGGCTGAACGTCCGGACTACAAATGGACGGTCGTCAGCCGAAGCGCCGCCGAAAGCGGACTTGCGGAAAAGCAATACGATGCGATTGTCTACATCCCGTCCGATTTTTCGCAAAACATTTTAAGCTATAATCATAAACGTCCGCAAAAAGCGGAGTTGGAATTTAAAATTCAGGGCCAGCTTGACGCCGTCAACAAGGAAAAAGTCCAGCGTGAGCTTCAGGACGCCCAAAAAACGGTGAGCAAGAAAATGACGACTCTGTATTGGGGGCTTGTCAAACAGGAGGTCAAAAAGGTCAGAAAAGAATTCGACAGCATCGTCAACAAAGAGTCGGAATTCCAAAACGCCATGTACAACTTTTATAAGCCGAGCTCCAATGACTTAGCGGGCGAGGTGAACAGACAAAAAGAGATGATCGAAAGCCTCAAGGAGTCGATCAATGAAACACACGGCACATCAAAAGAACGCAACGCAAGCGTTGAAGAAACGAAAAAGCAGCTGGACAGCTTTGTTGACAATGTCAATCAGTATAAAGAGTACCAGGAAAAGCAGTCAGAGCTGCTTCAATCAGCCCAGGCGGACAGTGAAGAACAAATTCAAGACGGCCTGACATCCATCAAAGAAAAGCAAGCCAGCGCCCAAAGCCGCTTCAGCGAACAAATGAACGGTATGGCAATGTCGCTCAGCGGTTTGCAAAACCAGTTTAGCTTGACTTCTACCTCTCTTGAAAACCTGCAAAAAACGCGGGAGGATCAGATTTCAATCCAACTGAATGGGATTAATTCGATCCAAAATAAGTTGATAGATAACTATCAGGCTGAAACAAGAAAAGCGAATTTGAGTAAGCTTGAGCCTGACTTAATTGTATTACGGTCTGATCTATCGAAAGGCTCTGAAGATGATTCACAAAACGGCACGGACCCGGGTGATGAGGATAAAAATGATCAGGATAATAATCAAGATGATGAAGAACAGCCGAACAATCTAGAAATCAATCTTCAAGAACAGCAAGATGAATTGAAGAGCATTGCGGCTGAACTGAAAGAATTATCGGACGGGTTAAAAGATTCTTCTGATAACGATGGTGGAGGTACGGAACCAACTCCTGAAGAACCAACTCCGAACCCGAGCGAAGATCCGACTTCCGAAGAACCGGCTCCTGATCAGAGTGGAGACCCTTCAACAGAAGAACCGACTCCTGATCAGAGTGAAAATCCCGCTGCCGAGAACACGACTCCTGATCAGAATCAAGAACCGGCAGCCGACACTGGAGAAAACGGACAGCAAGACACATCAAATCCTGAAGATCCGACAAATGATCAAGCAACAGGTGAAGACGGAGATACCCAGAACCCTGGAAATGAGCAGCCTTCAGAAGGATCGGATGACGAGGTTGCCAAATTAAAAGAGCAGCTGAATGAAGCTGCTGCCCGGCTTGAAAAGGTGGAAGAAGACCTTCGTGCAAAACAGGACACTCATAATGAAGAGCTGAAAAAGAAGCTTGAAACCTTGAGTGGGGAAATTACAAAGCTAAATGAAAACATTGACGATTTAAAGAAAGAAATAGTGGATCTGAACGATAAGATTACAGATCTCAACAATAAACGAACAGAAGATTTTGATGCTATCTATAAGAAAATTCAAAATATAGAAGCGAGAGTATCAGAAAATCTTCCGGAAGATAGCACCTTAAAAAAAGCTTTTGAATCTAACATACGTACGAGAGATGTCGATCAACTGCTCAATTACTATAAGTTACTATCAAATTATGAAACAACATTTTTCGGTTCGGTCAATTATTCAACTAAGGAAAGCGTCATCTCCGGGACGCAAGACGGTCTCAATACAGTCCTTAAAGTCGGTGAAACCGAAGCGGAAAAATGGGAAAACCTTAAAAACAACATGCTGTTATCAAATGAGGACATTCAAGATTACACAGAAGGCATGTCCGATTTTGTAACAACCTACGGAGAATTCATTGATGAAAAGCAGACGGAAACGCTGAATGAGCTTAGCACAATCTCAGAGAGAGCAAATGCCGTCTCTGAACAGCTCAGCAATCCGGTGGGTGCCGGAACGGCGGTCTTTGAAGGAGATGCGACAGACGGCTCCATGGTGATCAGCATGCAGGATACGCTTGGAAATGACATTCTGCAGCTGTCAGATATGCTTGGTTCCTTGTCAGAAACGCAATCAGGCGTCATCGAGTACACCAACAATATTACGGAAAGTGTAAACGATGTTCAGCAAAAAGCGGATACCCTGAATTCAAACTGGGGTCAGAACGTCAATACGACAAAGCTCGTCCGCGGCGATGTGTACAGCATCCTCGGCAATGCTTTTGGAGGAAATGACGGATATGTATACGATCATCTGGCGAGTCCTGTGAAAATCAGCGGGGATGTTCCTGAATCAAAAGCGCAAAACGTACCGCCGGTTGTCATTCTCGTCATTGTCATGATCTCAAGTTTGTTGATCGGATACTTCAGCCACCACTACCAAAACGCTCCGCTTCTCGTCAGAGGCGCGCTGTTTGGAATACTGAATATCATTGTCGGATTGATGATCAGCCTGTTCGGCTTGAACATCTACTCTCTGGCAGATGACCAGGCCTTGATGTGGTCGGCCTTTACGATCATGCTGCTTGTCGCAAGCTCCGCCGTCATCCGTTCGGCATTCATGCTTGGCTCCATTGCCGGAGGCGCGGCAACAGCTTTCATGATTTTGTTCTACATTGCTCCGCTGCTTGATTTGGCCATGCCGAATTTCAGCTTCGAGAATCCGGTGTCAACCGTATATATGTCCATTCAGTATGGAACAGGCGATATGTTCGCACTCGGAATGGGAGCATTGGTTCTTATCGCAATCATCGCATTGGCCGTTCCGTTTATTGTCGATTTTGCAAAATCAAAAACGGAGGAAAGCGAGAATGACATTGATGCGTAA
- the essC gene encoding type VII secretion protein EssC: protein MSLLWIFYHENYQKIKLDDHSSRTLTIGPDVKHSVTISRFPFEKGPVTLEKQKDSDLYSVYRKDEPASSLALGDKTVLKDGAGELTLFLTEESEDAPAYYLGERKEIAVSSCNEEADVSFTEADSPFGDRGTFLLIRLEGKWHVIPNGALVYMNGEKITAPALVQNGDEILYGLNAFRIIENDLLEIHGQEEFATNLEKMLRPTSETKNKYPHYRRPPRMIYDLPDEKISFSFPAQESDENNRGLWLMILPPLVMLLVMGIVAIIQPRGIFIVVSLAMFMMTLITSTVQYFRDKSQRKKREEKRERVYTLYLENKKKELHELAEKQKFVLEFHFPAFERMKYLTKEISGRIWEKTIESADFLQIRLGTGTVASSYQINLNGGDLANRDTDHLLEQTQKMEEVYRELKNAPITVNLAEGPMGVVGKEAVVKNEIHQLVGQLAFFHSYHDLRFVFIFDEAEYKEWEWMKWLPHFQMPHTYARGFIYNEQTRDQLLSSVYELLRERDLDENKDKTRFRPHFVFIITNQQLIAEHVILEYLEGKQKNLGVSTIVAAETKESLSENIHTLVRYITEQEGDILIKQKKAVQIPFQLDQHTREDNEIFSRTLRTLDHQLGMTNSIPDTVSFLELFHAKEVDDIGIGQKWLTSESAKSLAVPIGYKGKDDIVYLNLHEKAHGPHGLLAGTTGSGKSEFLQTYILSLAVHFHPHEVAFLLIDYKGGGMAQPFRNIPHLLGTITNIEGSKNFSTRALASIKSELKKRQRLFDQYSVNHINDYTKLYKQKKAKTAMPHLFLISDEFAELKSEEPEFIRELVSAARIGRSLGVHLILATQKPGGIIDDQIWSNSRFKVALKVQDANDSKEILKNGDAATITVTGRGYLQVGNNEVYELFQSAWSGAPYAEDAYGTEDEVAIVTDTGLIPLSDVDADHASKKEVQTEISAVVEQIERIQEEMGVEKLPSPWLPPLEERIPKALYPSEEADTFNFAFIDEPEKQSQEPISYRMMDDGNIAIVGSSGYGKSLSAITFLMSFAAEYTPEELHNYIFDFGNGTLLPLARLPHTADYFLMDQTRKIEKFMVRIKEEIEHRKNLFRAKEISHIKMYNALNEEKLPFIFITVDNFDIIKDEMHDLEAEFIQFARDGQSLGIYLILTATRVNAIRQSLLNNLKTRVVHYLMDQSEAYSIIGRPEYSLEPIPGRVILNKENQYFAQMFLPVEANSDIELFENIKADIQDIAERFKDMRKPAPVPMLPLELSVTQLMRDYPLQPERGLIPMGLDEESVEPVYFNLEKNKHCLIMGQTQRGKTNVIKIMLEHLLDHDTKKIAVFDSIDRGLSQYATEDQISYLETKDDILLWLSETEEICRTREAMYVEAVRQGEIANLDFSPMVFIVDGISRFQQTIDASIQDKMAMFMKSYAHLGFHFIPAGNHNEFTKGYDALTSEVKQVRHAVLLMKKSEQNLIQLPYERQEPEIQPGFGYIVENGRERKIQIPLCSVERKKTT, encoded by the coding sequence ATGAGTCTGTTATGGATTTTTTACCATGAAAATTATCAAAAAATAAAACTGGATGATCACAGCAGCCGCACGCTGACAATCGGACCGGATGTCAAGCATTCCGTCACCATCAGCCGTTTTCCGTTTGAAAAAGGTCCGGTGACATTGGAAAAACAAAAGGACTCCGATCTGTACAGCGTCTATCGCAAGGATGAGCCGGCCTCTTCTTTGGCGCTTGGTGATAAAACGGTCCTAAAAGACGGCGCCGGGGAGCTGACGCTCTTTTTAACGGAAGAATCCGAAGACGCCCCTGCCTATTATTTAGGAGAGAGAAAAGAAATCGCTGTTTCCTCCTGCAATGAGGAGGCGGATGTCTCTTTTACCGAAGCGGATTCGCCTTTCGGAGACCGCGGCACCTTCTTATTGATCCGCCTTGAAGGCAAGTGGCATGTGATCCCGAATGGTGCGCTCGTCTATATGAACGGGGAAAAAATAACCGCTCCTGCCTTGGTGCAAAATGGGGATGAAATTTTATACGGCCTGAATGCGTTCCGCATCATTGAAAACGACCTTTTGGAAATTCATGGACAAGAGGAGTTTGCTACAAACCTGGAAAAAATGCTCAGGCCTACCTCTGAAACGAAAAATAAATATCCGCATTACCGCAGGCCGCCGAGGATGATTTACGACCTGCCGGATGAGAAAATATCCTTCAGCTTTCCGGCGCAGGAAAGCGATGAGAACAACAGAGGCTTATGGCTGATGATATTGCCTCCGCTTGTCATGCTGCTTGTGATGGGAATCGTGGCGATCATTCAGCCGCGGGGCATCTTTATCGTCGTTTCCCTGGCGATGTTTATGATGACGCTGATTACATCAACTGTGCAATACTTCCGTGATAAAAGCCAGCGCAAAAAACGCGAAGAAAAAAGGGAGCGCGTCTATACGCTTTACCTTGAGAATAAAAAGAAGGAATTGCATGAACTGGCGGAAAAACAAAAATTCGTCCTGGAGTTCCATTTTCCTGCCTTTGAACGGATGAAATATTTAACAAAGGAAATCAGCGGCCGAATTTGGGAAAAAACAATTGAAAGCGCAGATTTCCTGCAAATCCGCCTTGGCACGGGAACGGTTGCCTCTTCCTATCAAATCAACCTGAATGGCGGAGATTTGGCAAACCGTGATACAGACCATCTGCTCGAACAGACGCAAAAGATGGAAGAGGTTTACAGAGAACTAAAAAACGCGCCGATTACCGTCAATCTCGCCGAAGGACCGATGGGGGTTGTCGGAAAAGAAGCTGTCGTCAAAAACGAGATTCATCAGCTCGTCGGACAGCTCGCTTTCTTCCACAGCTATCATGATTTACGCTTTGTCTTTATTTTTGACGAAGCCGAGTATAAAGAATGGGAATGGATGAAGTGGCTTCCGCATTTTCAGATGCCGCATACATATGCGCGAGGGTTTATTTACAACGAACAGACGAGGGATCAACTTCTTTCAAGCGTCTACGAGCTGTTAAGAGAACGCGATTTGGATGAAAACAAAGACAAGACCCGGTTCAGACCGCATTTTGTCTTTATTATCACAAACCAGCAGCTGATCGCTGAACACGTCATACTTGAATATTTGGAAGGGAAGCAGAAAAACCTCGGAGTGTCGACAATCGTTGCGGCAGAGACGAAAGAAAGCCTGTCCGAAAACATCCATACCCTCGTTCGTTATATTACCGAACAGGAAGGCGACATTCTGATCAAGCAAAAGAAAGCCGTGCAGATCCCGTTTCAATTGGATCAGCATACAAGGGAAGACAATGAGATCTTTTCACGTACATTAAGGACGCTTGACCACCAGCTCGGAATGACCAATTCAATTCCTGATACGGTTTCGTTCCTTGAGCTGTTCCATGCGAAAGAAGTCGATGACATCGGTATCGGACAAAAGTGGCTGACAAGCGAATCGGCCAAATCGTTGGCTGTGCCGATCGGCTATAAAGGAAAAGATGACATCGTGTATTTAAACCTGCACGAAAAAGCACACGGTCCCCACGGATTGCTTGCGGGGACGACCGGATCGGGAAAAAGTGAATTTTTGCAAACGTATATTTTGTCTTTGGCTGTTCACTTCCATCCGCATGAAGTCGCTTTTCTTTTGATCGACTATAAAGGGGGCGGAATGGCGCAGCCGTTCCGGAACATTCCCCACCTGCTCGGAACGATCACGAACATTGAAGGCAGCAAAAACTTCAGTACGCGGGCATTGGCATCAATTAAAAGCGAGCTGAAGAAAAGGCAGCGCCTTTTTGATCAGTACAGCGTCAATCATATCAATGATTACACAAAGCTTTACAAGCAGAAAAAAGCGAAAACGGCAATGCCTCACTTATTCTTAATATCGGATGAGTTTGCCGAATTAAAAAGCGAAGAGCCGGAATTTATCCGCGAGCTCGTCAGTGCGGCAAGGATCGGCCGAAGCCTCGGCGTGCATTTGATCTTGGCGACGCAAAAACCGGGCGGCATCATCGATGACCAGATCTGGAGCAACTCGAGATTTAAAGTGGCTTTAAAGGTGCAGGACGCTAATGACAGTAAAGAGATCCTCAAAAACGGGGATGCGGCCACGATCACGGTAACCGGCCGGGGGTATTTGCAGGTCGGCAACAATGAGGTATATGAGCTGTTCCAGTCTGCCTGGAGCGGAGCGCCTTATGCCGAGGACGCCTACGGAACGGAAGATGAGGTGGCAATCGTCACCGATACCGGATTAATTCCTTTATCAGATGTAGACGCAGACCATGCCTCGAAAAAAGAGGTTCAGACGGAAATTTCCGCTGTTGTGGAACAAATTGAGCGCATTCAGGAGGAAATGGGAGTCGAAAAGCTCCCGAGTCCTTGGCTGCCGCCGCTTGAGGAACGCATTCCCAAAGCGCTTTATCCGTCGGAGGAGGCCGATACATTCAACTTCGCCTTTATCGATGAACCGGAAAAGCAAAGTCAGGAGCCGATCAGCTACCGCATGATGGACGACGGCAATATCGCCATCGTCGGATCATCCGGCTACGGAAAATCGCTGAGTGCGATCACCTTCCTGATGAGCTTTGCGGCTGAATACACGCCAGAAGAACTGCACAACTACATTTTTGACTTTGGAAACGGAACGCTTCTGCCGCTTGCGAGACTTCCGCATACGGCCGATTATTTCCTGATGGATCAGACAAGAAAAATCGAAAAATTCATGGTCCGCATCAAAGAGGAAATCGAGCATCGGAAAAATCTGTTCCGCGCCAAAGAAATCAGCCATATTAAGATGTACAATGCGCTGAACGAAGAGAAGCTTCCGTTCATTTTCATCACGGTTGACAACTTCGACATCATCAAAGATGAAATGCACGATCTCGAAGCTGAATTTATTCAGTTCGCCCGCGACGGCCAGTCATTGGGGATCTATTTGATCCTGACGGCGACGAGGGTCAACGCGATCAGACAGTCGCTGTTGAACAATCTGAAAACAAGGGTCGTTCATTATTTGATGGACCAGTCCGAAGCCTATTCCATTATCGGAAGGCCGGAATACAGCCTTGAACCGATTCCGGGGCGTGTCATCTTAAACAAAGAAAACCAATACTTTGCGCAAATGTTTTTGCCTGTTGAAGCAAACAGCGATATCGAACTGTTTGAAAACATCAAAGCCGATATTCAGGACATTGCCGAGCGCTTCAAGGACATGAGAAAGCCTGCGCCGGTGCCGATGCTGCCGCTGGAGCTTTCCGTGACGCAGTTGATGAGGGACTATCCGCTTCAGCCTGAAAGAGGACTGATTCCGATGGGGCTTGATGAAGAGTCTGTCGAACCTGTTTACTTTAACCTTGAGAAAAATAAACATTGCCTTATCATGGGGCAGACCCAGCGCGGAAAAACAAATGTCATCAAAATCATGCTTGAGCATCTGCTTGATCATGATACGAAAAAGATCGCTGTGTTTGACTCCATCGACCGCGGCTTATCTCAATACGCGACAGAGGATCAGATCAGCTACCTTGAAACAAAGGATGACATTCTTCTATGGCTGTCCGAAACAGAAGAAATCTGCCGGACGAGGGAAGCCATGTATGTGGAGGCTGTCAGACAAGGGGAAATCGCAAACCTTGACTTTTCGCCGATGGTCTTTATCGTCGACGGAATTTCGCGGTTCCAGCAGACGATTGACGCATCGATCCAAGATAAGATGGCGATGTTCATGAAGTCTTATGCCCATTTAGGTTTCCACTTTATACCTGCCGGAAACCACAATGAATTTACAAAAGGATATGATGCATTGACAAGCGAAGTCAAGCAAGTCAGACATGCCGTCCTGCTGATGAAAAAGTCCGAGCAAAACTTGATCCAGCTTCCGTATGAACGGCAGGAGCCGGAAATTCAGCCGGGCTTCGGCTATATCGTTGAAAACGGCAGGGAAAGAAAAATTCAAATTCCTTTATGTTCTGTAGAAAGGAAGAAAACGACATGA
- the essB gene encoding type VII secretion protein EssB: MAEKKKTYLENQLEAVMTKEDDAYIFRFQREKINLVNGLEANVIKEVDPSFKKETVMTDDEVQISIQPPAEYKEFRYLKSKNKKSKWLFAYQLVKAVEEHSVKRLHLIATPENIVFDKGLTPKFLHYGVKESIPPYEHDEERLFNEVKAAAALAVDGEFTFEEYLKYSETIKFSDEVKNIVSSGTYGDLKAVIQRRLDELDAEEKTLVHLPKKKWKTQRYIGLGLILCLVPALLFSFYSLFFAQPKQEAFVESNRYFLNKQYSKVISTLDKYKPDEMPDSVQYQLAYSYMIVENALKELDWQEDALNSLTLQVDPNNFLYWIQIGRGENKEALETARKLENNFQIIFAISKYIIEIKTDNQLSSEERQKQLDPLQKEYDELYETLEKEKNAQKNTEENQQVTTEQKQADIEAAKTEQEKAEKTEKEQEKKENKEKEEQKKKDDK; the protein is encoded by the coding sequence ATGGCAGAAAAAAAGAAAACGTATCTGGAAAATCAACTGGAAGCCGTCATGACGAAGGAAGACGATGCTTACATTTTTCGTTTTCAACGAGAAAAGATCAACCTTGTCAACGGCTTGGAAGCAAACGTCATCAAAGAAGTCGATCCTTCCTTTAAAAAAGAAACCGTCATGACCGATGATGAAGTCCAAATTTCGATTCAGCCTCCTGCTGAATATAAAGAATTTCGCTACTTGAAATCCAAAAATAAAAAAAGCAAATGGCTTTTCGCCTACCAGCTCGTCAAAGCTGTTGAAGAGCACTCGGTCAAAAGGCTGCATCTCATTGCGACGCCGGAAAACATTGTCTTTGACAAAGGGTTGACCCCGAAATTTTTACATTATGGAGTGAAAGAAAGCATTCCGCCATACGAACACGATGAAGAAAGACTTTTTAATGAAGTGAAGGCAGCAGCGGCGCTTGCCGTTGACGGCGAATTCACCTTTGAAGAGTATTTAAAATACAGCGAAACCATCAAGTTTTCAGACGAAGTGAAAAACATCGTCTCAAGCGGGACATACGGCGATTTAAAAGCTGTCATTCAAAGACGGCTTGATGAGCTTGACGCCGAAGAAAAAACGCTTGTCCACCTTCCGAAGAAGAAGTGGAAGACGCAAAGATACATAGGATTGGGCCTTATTTTATGTTTAGTACCGGCTTTATTGTTTTCCTTCTATTCTTTATTCTTCGCTCAGCCAAAACAGGAGGCGTTTGTCGAAAGCAACCGCTACTTTTTAAATAAACAGTACAGCAAAGTCATCAGCACGCTTGATAAATACAAACCTGATGAGATGCCGGATTCCGTTCAATATCAGCTCGCATATTCCTATATGATTGTTGAAAACGCGCTGAAGGAATTAGACTGGCAGGAAGATGCCCTGAACAGCCTTACGCTGCAGGTCGATCCGAATAACTTCCTCTACTGGATTCAGATCGGACGCGGGGAAAATAAAGAGGCGTTAGAGACGGCTCGTAAGCTGGAAAACAACTTCCAAATCATATTTGCAATCTCGAAATATATCATTGAGATCAAGACGGATAACCAATTGTCAAGCGAAGAGAGGCAGAAACAGCTGGATCCGCTGCAAAAGGAATATGACGAATTGTATGAGACATTGGAAAAGGAAAAAAACGCGCAGAAAAATACTGAAGAAAACCAGCAGGTAACGACTGAGCAAAAACAGGCTGATATAGAGGCTGCAAAGACTGAACAAGAAAAAGCGGAAAAGACTGAAAAGGAGCAGGAGAAAAAAGAAAATAAAGAAAAGGAAGAGCAAAAGAAAAAAGATGATAAATAA
- a CDS encoding EsaB/YukD family protein, protein MYVDITIDLKHYDGGAFDLRLSDYHSVKKVVDIAWQAKSISVPPREGCWIRVTNKDAVFSGEYTLSQCGITTGDRLEIL, encoded by the coding sequence GTGTATGTTGACATTACCATCGATTTAAAACATTATGACGGCGGCGCTTTTGATCTCAGACTGTCAGATTACCATTCTGTCAAAAAGGTGGTCGACATCGCTTGGCAGGCCAAGAGCATATCTGTCCCTCCCCGCGAAGGCTGCTGGATCAGGGTGACAAATAAGGATGCCGTTTTTTCAGGCGAATACACACTGTCACAGTGCGGTATAACGACTGGAGACCGTCTTGAAATATTATGA